The DNA region TCACAATATCTAAAATCATAAGTAGTGTTAAcctatttgcaaaaaaaaatggtgtatCACTCTTGATAAGGATATGCGAGAGTAATGGGTATAGATTGTTATTACACTAGAATgatcattttcaagatttttcaCTTGCTTGTTCAAAAATGCTCATTGAGAATATAAATGATATGCATTTTCTCTAAAGATCAAAGTCATGCCGCATGATGCTACATTGAATCAGTAACCCAAAATAGAAATCATGTTTAAAGCTCCTATATGAACTTGGGATCTATGTCGCTCTGGCGCCCCCCAGTGTTCAAGCACCTTATCTCTTTGCTTATCTTGTCCTGTGCTTAAGTAAAGTTAaaatttctgacaaaaaaaaaacaaaaaaacatttcagacaagTATCATCCTGCTTTGTTTAAACAGATGTCAACATTTGTTGTAATTGTAAACAAAGGTCATTCCTCCATCTCACTTTGCCTGACACCAACCCTACCTGATGTGGTTTCCGAGTTTTATAATTACCATACGGAAATAGTTGCTCTTATCACTGTtggtcttgttttctttttatggtCATTCCGAAGCATCAATAttgattttactctgtttcaTTGCCATTTAAAAATGCTTGACAGGggctttaaaaatctaaatcatcTGTTGAAATCATACATGTAGGCCTTAACAACAAATAAGCATCAGCGTTATAATAAGCCTTgctctttgttcatcctcagtctttaaatgttaaagtgtttttcaaggacttgacttttttcatttgtgtagCCTTAAACATAAGGTTGTGTATTTTAAGGATAAAATGTTTGGGTCTTAAAGCACTGAAATATTGGTAtgaatattggtatcagctacTGTGCATCTAACGTTGTGCATCTCTGCAACATAGTGACACTACTGCTAGCCTCCTAATTTGTCTCAAAAGCCTGGCTCAGATCAACCTAGAAGTGGGTTGAATAAAGTTTACAAACAGGTCATTATTAGGGTCAAATGTACCTCCTTTTCTTGCCTTCTTTTCCAGTATCCCAACTTTTGTTTATGTCCTGGTATGGCTGTGCAAAGTCTGTTTTGCTGTTGTGCTCTAGTAAGAAATTATTTTcatcccccttatgggtggtCTTGGCAACAAGTAGGACATTTTATCAAGcattaacctttaaatgcaATGTAAATGTGGGCCCCAAAGAGAAGATATGAATACAGAAAGGCCTATAATTCAGAGTGACATTTAGTGTGTCTTAGATAGGCCTATGACTTCAGGCAGGAAAATTGACCTGTTAGTTATTAAGACACATGGGAGGAAACCATGTAAGATTTAATAACATTTAACAGGTTGTTTcatgaaaataatatttaagaATCAACCACTTGCACCTCATGTATCCTGTATGCACAGATATAATGCTAATGAAGGGTTAGACTTTGTACATATTCCTACGACATAATAAAACATACAATGAATGAGAGAATAGACAGCTAAACAGTTTAATTCGTAAACCCCCATCCTGCTCCATGTGTACCCCGGCATTCCCTCAGACAGTTGACTCTTGGCTGAGCTGCTAAGTCTCTCTTTATTCCGCCGCCTGCTGCCATAAAAGCGCCGGGGAGGGCGCTCATTGTGCGGAGTGATCTGATACGGACTACACCCAGCCGCTGCCTCACTGCCCTGGCTTTCTTTGCTGCCCCAGCCTTGACGTCGGTGAACGTCGAAGTGCGGGTTACATTGGATACTCTAAATTTTCCTGGAGGCTTTCCTTTGAATTGGCTATCTCTTGATTGGCAAGCTTACTTCCAGAGCAGTAGGCATTTTTATATAGCATCAATTTCTTGAATATGTCTTGGCAAAGCTACGTGGAAAACCTGATGGCCGATGGCAGCTGTCAGGATAGCGCCATTGTTGGGTATACGGACGCCAAATATGTTTGGGCAGGACATGCCGGTGGTACATTCAACAATATCACGGTAAGGAGTTAAAATTGGGTAATTAAAGTGAGAGTGTGCCTCCGTTTATTGTTGCTGTTGTGTATCACCTACACAGACGCTCACCAGAATGAATAGCGACAGAACCGTTACCTCGCAGGGTGACTAGCTTGCTAACGGTACGGCATTAGCTTAGCGGGCTAGCTAGTCTATCAGTGGCCTGTCTCGGCTATTTCCTGCTAAGGAAACATTGCGGGATTAGACCGCGTGTGGATCAGATAAGACTCCTCTCATTATAGCTTGCACGTACCATAAAGAAATTAAACGTTTACTTCCCATGACGACCCACTAATTAGAAATTTATGTAGCAGTCTAAGAGGTTcatttaaaaccagagcagacgGTGTCTGACTTAAGAAAACGTGCATGCTTTTGTGTGCACGGCCGCTTTGATTAGCTAACGTTAAGCTGCTGCTTTACCGGCTACCTGTGGTCAAAAAAGGCTAACGCCAGCGGACCTGTGGTCGGTCTGTGGGGAAGTTCCCTTTATATTCAAGCGAGAAAACAAGCTGCATGCACACACCATTATTTTTTGATGTAAATAacacagtttttctttattcactGAGATGGTTGGCATGAGAGCTAGTCCGCTGCAGGGACGTCACTTAACTTCCGCCGGTCACTGCAGACAAGGGATATTATGTGGTCGGGTCCAGAAATTTCTGTAACTTGCATCAGTAAAATTGCATTGTGTACAGCTCGTAGACACGTATATACTGTATGGCGATGATAGAAAATTATGAATAATGTGAATTAATATCCAGTATAAGGCAGGAAAGAAGTACAACTTTAGTTTAGAGCAGGACTGTATTACAGTGGTTTTTGATCAATTTGTTATGTCGATGAATCAGGACATTTAATAGTATTTTTGTGGAATAGTTAAGTAATCAAAGCAAAACTTCCCCAGGGCTCAAGGTTGtgtaattaaatgtttttttttttgttgttgcccATGCAAAAATGCAATACCAGTACACAATCCATATACAGTCATAAATGCCAAAGAGATGCAGTAAAACACTAGCTTTAGAAGatgattttaagaaaatggTAAAAGTAGTTCTATATGAATAACAGGCTGTTAGTTAAACTTCTATTAAGGTTGGATATCTGAcaaaaattcaagttttttaCCTTGGAATATGTATTTATCAGAATAGTAATATTGTAGCACAAGCTTGTAATACATAAGTTAATTGGCAAAACGGTCCTATGTTACTTTTAGTTCTACCTTGAGCACATGAAAATAATACAGTGTCTTGTAGTCAAAGGTGAGCATATGTATTCTAAAATTGTAGGCCTTTTTTGTCCACAAGTTTAGTCCTACAAACTAACCTGGACCCTTtgttttccaccttttttctttgttttcagtctCAAGAAATTGATGTCCTTATTGGTAAGGACAGAGAGACCTTTTACACCTGTGGTCTCACTCTGGGCTCAAAGAAGTGTTCAGTCCTCAGAGACAGCCTGCAGGACGACGGGGACTGGACAATGGACATCAGGACGAAGAGCCAAGGAGGAGAACCTACATACAATATCTCTGTTGGAAAAGCTGGAAAAGGTAAATGTGTAGATCAATAAAGAAGAAAGGAAATCTTCTACTAATATGTTTTCATTACATTACATGGAGTTTAattgttaaataaaatgcatgatatttagtaaggatgcacaatattattgccATTATATCTGTGTTGGTTGATATTAGCATTAAAAGTTAATTAGTAGCACATCTGCCAGTATATACAActgctatatcagctgtatataacCTGTCTATTGGCCATATGTACAAATAGGTTTTCTGAGTTTCAGGGCAGAACCTACGTCAGCAgaaatatttgtctttgttCATCTTGTATTTTAAACTGATACAAGGATAAAGGTTTTATGTCTGATCtatctttatttattgttttatatcaattatggatgcacaatattattgacATGAaatgtatcagcagatatgaaaattccAGCCAATATATACAACTGATACTTTTGCTAAACCATTCTGCCTGTAACAGGTGTAAATATTAGTCATACAAACATTTAGGTAGTGAAGTTTGatgctggaccaacagacccaAGTAAACTTCAAtctctttctttgttcatcatcattccttctTTTCACTTGAAAGTTTGAGGGTGAAGAAATTATTAcatttcagtccataaaaaagacttcaaagtgtgttttaaggaaggaagttttaggtctgaactacatctAAGTATCAGTGTTGATATCAGTATTAACttaaattaatgttaaaatatcagcatattggatagCAGGAAAAAtacagtattgtgcatccctaaaaccTGTATGTATTAGCTTAAACGAAATCATAAATACTATTGgatatttgcaaaaatccaagatcgTGCACCCATGATATTAGGGCTAGTGTActttagtgatgatttaaaTTTCAGATTAAAGACCATGCAAGATTGTCCTTTTGGCAAGGCATTGTCTAACTCTAGTTCATTTATATGTGAGCATTTTTACGTGTTACTTGTTTTGCCATGAAATTTATTATGGACTGTtagacaaaacatgacatttgaaGATATCATAGCATTTTGGAAATAACACTGGGCTTTCCACTTTctaatttctttcaaaaattagacaaaataaatgtttttaggtTAAGATTTTGAAAATTACTCTAGATGACAACTAATGTTaatcaaagacatttttgaatttacttttattttatcctCTGGCAGTCAAGAGATTCATTCATCCTTGATTGCTACAATTTGTAGTTCGTGTCTGAACAGTTCTTTGAGGGCTAAACGTAACAGTTGATATTATTTTCAATGATCAGCAAATGATTGAAcagtagaatttaaaaaatgcatcaacAATATATGAAAAGACCCACCACATGTTTTCCAAAAATACAACAATCCTCAAATTTAAGCAAATTCAACAAgcaagtgtttttattttcctgatTGGCAGAACAAATATAATAACaagcattttttgtcatttaattgCCGCAGCTCATTGCTCACAAATAGATTTTCAATCAGATTATACAGTTGAAATATTACACACATTAACTTTAGgattttgatttaaagaaaatgacatTAACAAGGGTTTGCCTACTCCCATCTTTTTGCCTTTGTGGGCCTTGATGTCTGGCATTGCTTCAGTGTTTCTCATTGTTTGAGACTTTTCTGTGgtctgaaatttaaaaacttGCCTCAGGAAATTGGACTGTATTCACGGGCCATTTCATACAGTTTTACAGCAAAAGAGCTGTGACCGCCTTTAGATTTAGTTATTTTACATGGGAAACACTGACGGCCATCAAAACCAAACTGTTATCCTTTCATTTCCAAAAACTTTCCAAAAAGTTTTAGTGAGTTTAAATAGACAAACTTTAATTTCCCTAATTTTCCAGATATTAATCTTAGTCACAGCCATAATTTAAAATGGGAAATGTGTGGAATCAACCCTAAAAATTCACCTGGTTGCAAAGGTCCTGTCTGCAGTCTCTGTTACAAGATGAAACCTGCAAACAGTCAACCTAGTGTTGCATGTGGTTGAATATCCTCAAGTCAAACGCTTCTGATGACTTTATTTCGTACCTAGAATGCCTTTccctttcttcttcattttacttttcttaACTGTCCCCTTTTTCTATCTTTTCTCTTTCAGTTTTGGTTCTGGTAATGGGCAAAGAAGGGGTCCATGGAGGCGGATTGAATAAGAAGGCTTACTCAATGGCAAAATACTTGAGGGATTCAGGGTTTTAATGTTTTCAAGCTCactaagataaaaaaaaatgagggacaaaaagaagagaaaagaaaaaattgcTGTTAAGATTTCTCCTGCAAGCAGTCAAATGTCTTGGAAACTTTTAATAGCAATGAAGAGTGGTAAGATACTGTGTCACCTTTGTTCCCCCCCTCCTTCCGTCCTGTAGGAGGGGGAGACTCTTCAATTTtgttcatttctctttttttccttgtgtGCTCCAGTATTGGTTATAGTCATGGGAAAGGAGGCGGTCCATGGTGGAAATCTTAACAAGAAAGCACATGCAATGGCTGACCACCTGAGGAAGTCTGGATATTAAGCAACCTCTCCACCCATCCATCAACTTAGCCGCTCGCCCCCCCTCACCTCATTGTGTTGACATTACTTCCAGGATTAGATGGCATACAATGTTACTTCCTCCCCAGTCTACTTTTATacacagcctttttttctcctttttcaacTCCCACACTCCTAggttgttggtttttttttaaaccttccCCACTTTACCACTGTACTTCCATGTCAGCACTAAAATAATTGCATgtgcattaaaatgtttattaaccaaaagcaaaaaaatgttggcaaagTGTAATGAAAGTGTCACTCAAAATTGGACTTGCTTTGTATAACATTTGCAGGTTAATAATCCAAGGGGAAGTACATGTGTAATGGTGGTGACAGCTGCATAGATATGCTTTGTGAGCATTATTACAAGATGCCAgttttgaggttttctttcatcAGCATGTAGGCATTTAAAAGTTGCATGCATACCATCTTTAGCATACAAACCCCAGCCCCTTCCCTTCTCTGTCCAAGCATAATATTCCAGCCAAAACCATCTTCTCATTCTGTCATCTACAAGCCTCCatttaaaagaaggaaaaaaacgCTCTCTGACAAAGTCCTGTATGTGTACCAGTTCTCCACCATCAAGCCCAACTTTGTTTTACCCTCCATCACATGCTTTTGCTGTTGTACCTGAATGTGGTCTTAAAAAGTTACGATGTGGTGTTGGGCTGTTGTTTGAGTGTAGTTTTAAGGTCCGCATCAAGTTGTTGTCACGATACTTCAACACATCTGGGAGTGGACATTCCACCTCTGTGACGGCTCCTTCAGCTCCTGCTTTttgtaacccccccccccccccaaaagtCATCACGCTCGTGTGTTATGTGGAGTTATTTTCCCCTCCCTGCCTTCCCTTTGGACCAATTGTCAGTGTAAGTGGATGATCAGAACGTCTTCAGCTTATTCTGATTGATTGTTGGCATCGCCTGTTGACTGTAAATCATTAGGACAACTTCAGAtgactgtaaaacatttaactgCTTCCTTAGACTTCAGCACTACTTTTCATCACTAATTGATTTGTTGCTAACTACATCTCCATTAACCAATGAAAAAGCATTGTCATTTTACTACATTATGAATGCATTTTGACTGTAAATCCAGGCTGTTGGCCTCCAACACCTTGGAAATAATTTGCCTTGTGCTTTAGTCATCAAAGGTGTATTCACAAATTGTCATAGTATGGTACTTAGAAgtatatttaaaagtaaaaaaaaaacaatgctgtgtACACTAAACATTGAAAATGGTGTTGGTTGGAATAAGAACATTTGTAAGTTGTCTTGTGAAAATTTTCTGAGAATAACTGTGTATTCTGTGCCATAAAATCGATCTGATCTGTTGCTACTATGAGTTGGATTTTTAACTGTTGCCCTGACAAGAAGTAACTTTTAATGGCACTTTCTGAAGGGATATTTTGACATCAGTAATCTCCAGACTTTGTCGAATATGTACAgaattaaacaacagaaaaatacatttgaaatattttgtcctttttttttttcttttttttgagtTGGATATTCCCTCTGCCACAAACTCTGCTATTTCAAATGCCATGAATTGATGAGACATCTTGTTTACAGACAGATCAAATAAAAGTTATTCCAACCAGAGTTTAAGTCAACATGTCCTGTCTGTTACCTTGTGAACAAAAGTGGGTGGACAGATTGAAGAGTTGAAAAAGGGCAGGTTTAATCTAGGTATCCAGTTTGACCATACAGTGCTAATGATTTACTACATTATTGAAACAATGCTGAGGAAAAGTGAAGGAACTGAAATGTTGCAGAAGTGCTACAGCCATGGTTATTCTTAAGCAGTTTACTTTTAACTGGGAGAACCCTAACAGCAAAGAACATAGTCTCTCTCCCTGTGGTTACAGCTGTAAATGAGTCATGGGAAAAAGCTCCTGAAATGTTTCTGACCAGAAAGGCGGTGGAAATCGAACACATTGTCAATGAGCAGAAAACAAAACTCTTGAAAGGGAACCCTTCAACTTCAGAAGTGTTTCAAAATTCATTACATGACTTAGAATAAAGCTAACAATTTTGACGACAAAATTTCAAATGTGCTGCACTGGTGCTCTC from Cheilinus undulatus linkage group 13, ASM1832078v1, whole genome shotgun sequence includes:
- the LOC121520370 gene encoding profilin-2-like isoform X2 — its product is MSWQSYVENLMADGSCQDSAIVGYTDAKYVWAGHAGGTFNNITSQEIDVLIGKDRETFYTCGLTLGSKKCSVLRDSLQDDGDWTMDIRTKSQGGEPTYNISVGKAGKVLVLVMGKEGVHGGGLNKKAYSMAKYLRDSGF
- the LOC121520370 gene encoding profilin-2-like isoform X1, yielding MSWQSYVENLMADGSCQDSAIVGYTDAKYVWAGHAGGTFNNITSQEIDVLIGKDRETFYTCGLTLGSKKCSVLRDSLQDDGDWTMDIRTKSQGGEPTYNISVGKAGKVLVIVMGKEAVHGGNLNKKAHAMADHLRKSGY